From a single Sorghum bicolor cultivar BTx623 chromosome 5, Sorghum_bicolor_NCBIv3, whole genome shotgun sequence genomic region:
- the LOC110435405 gene encoding polyubiquitin-like — MQIFVKSPTGRTICLRVQPSDTLQTVKAKIQEREYLVYDGVRLEDNNLTLADYGIQHRSTLDLEEKMQIYVVETLAGTTITLEVDSSETIDSIKGKIQYSERFPKVQQCLIFGDKQLEDNSTLADHNISKESTLLLVLHPLPRGTMRIKVYIGDGRIVPLEVQKSDTIASVSLKIYEKAFVRPVQHAIYFDSTRLEGSKTLAHYGIENGDTLDLIICQCGC; from the coding sequence ATGCAGATCTTTGTGAAGAGCCCCACCGGTCGGACAATCTGCCTCAGGGTACAACCATCAGATACCTTGCAAACCGTGAAGGCAAAGATTCAGGAACGGGAATACCTTGTCTATGATGGAGTGCGGCTCGAGGACAATAATCTTACACTAGCTGACTATGGCATCCAGCATAGATCTACGCTTGACCTCGAAGAGAAGATGCAAATCTATGTAGTGGAAACACTAGCAGGCACAACCATCACTCTTGAGGTGGACAGCTCAGAAACTATTGACAGCATCAAGGGAAAGATTCAGTATAGTGAGAGATTTCCTAAGGTTCAGCAGTGCCTCATATTTGGTGACAAACAGCTGGAGGACAACAGCACCTTGGCGGACCACAACATTTCAAAGGagtccacccttcttcttgtcctcCACCCGCTTCCAAGAGGCACCATGCGTATCAAGGTATATATTGGCGATGGAAGGATTGTCCCTCTGGAAGTTCAGAAGTCAGATACGATTGCCAGTGTCAGTTTAAAGATCTATGAGAAGGCCTTTGTTCGGCCCGTACAGCATGCAATCTATTTTGACTCAACGAGGCTGGAGGGCAGCAAGACCCTGGCACACTATGGCATTGAGAATGGGGATACTCTCGATTTGATTATCTGCCAGTGTGGCTGTTGA